From Deltaproteobacteria bacterium, one genomic window encodes:
- a CDS encoding tetratricopeptide repeat protein, with translation MRTATPSPFRLSTGYHAELRLQAARILAVLVIMLATACAPRTQPSAPPVNPDDLISDGRLYEAIVFLKENPGYADAAGRTQRAETMLAREVGSRVTQAKDLASKGRLAESIRLYREALKLDPRRSDLAETVASLNAELDSRRRGLFTVLNTQIEKKNYTEAHTTLLKLERLDPFHDEVGTRLNEVETQIAAQYSKSMEEGIALYRKREYQKALAVFNRVLRTWPAHPQAQNYKNRITELYAEAAKVSPKKSAARTPAGKTAAAPAPAEPAAASFDQITAVRLSEGQGYLARGENAKALERFNKALDLDPNNEAAQKGRQQAIAKIGKTTEDLFREGVNFYRNEQLDRAIERWNLVLLMDPAHDRAQKYLERAQRLLDKFREVTGGSGSG, from the coding sequence TTGCGCACGGCAACTCCCAGCCCGTTCCGTTTAAGCACAGGCTACCATGCAGAATTACGCCTGCAAGCGGCGCGCATTCTGGCCGTCCTCGTGATCATGCTGGCCACCGCCTGCGCGCCCCGGACCCAGCCCTCGGCGCCGCCGGTGAACCCCGACGACCTCATCTCCGACGGCCGTCTCTACGAGGCGATCGTATTCCTCAAGGAAAATCCCGGTTATGCCGATGCCGCCGGGCGGACCCAGCGCGCCGAGACGATGCTCGCCCGCGAGGTCGGCAGCCGTGTCACCCAGGCGAAGGATCTCGCCTCCAAGGGGCGGCTCGCCGAATCGATCCGCCTCTACCGCGAGGCGCTCAAGCTCGACCCCCGCCGTTCGGACCTCGCTGAAACCGTTGCCAGCCTGAACGCCGAGCTGGATAGCCGCCGCCGCGGCCTCTTTACAGTGCTGAACACCCAGATCGAAAAGAAGAACTACACCGAAGCCCACACGACGCTCCTCAAGCTGGAACGGCTCGACCCGTTCCACGATGAGGTGGGCACCCGCCTGAACGAGGTCGAGACCCAGATCGCCGCGCAGTATTCGAAATCCATGGAAGAGGGTATCGCACTCTACCGCAAGCGCGAGTACCAGAAGGCGCTCGCCGTCTTCAACCGGGTGCTACGCACCTGGCCCGCCCACCCGCAGGCGCAGAACTACAAGAACCGGATCACCGAACTCTACGCCGAGGCGGCGAAGGTCAGTCCGAAGAAGTCCGCCGCCAGGACTCCCGCCGGCAAGACGGCAGCCGCCCCGGCGCCGGCTGAACCGGCCGCCGCATCGTTCGATCAGATCACCGCCGTTCGCCTCAGCGAGGGGCAGGGCTATCTCGCCAGAGGCGAGAACGCCAAGGCGCTGGAGCGGTTCAACAAGGCGCTCGACCTGGATCCCAACAATGAGGCCGCCCAGAAAGGCCGCCAGCAGGCGATCGCGAAGATCGGCAAGACAACCGAAGACTTGTTCCGCGAGGGCGTCAATTTCTACCGGAACGAACAGCTCGACCGGGCCATCGAACGCTGGAACCTCGTCCTCCTCATGGACCCCGCCCACGACCGCGCCCAGAAATACCTGGAGCGGGCCCAGCGGCTCCTGGACAAGTTCCGGGAGGTCACGGGCGGCAGCGGCTCGGGCTGA
- a CDS encoding protein-L-isoaspartate(D-aspartate) O-methyltransferase produces the protein MAVSAACTAPRPATEAQPLASTGPRWPEGGLSSEETDLARRRMIETQIMSRGVKDARVLEALERVPRHDFVPPSLRQQAYTDRPLPIGLDQTISQPYIVALMSELAGVKPGSRVLEIGTGSGYQAAVLAEMGAEVYSVEILEPLARQAAGILERLGYRNVHVRHGDGYLGWPEAAPFDAVLITAAPPRVPEPLKEQLKTGGKLIAPVGVGEQELIVITRTGEKTFDTRPVIPVRFVPMTGKAQE, from the coding sequence ATGGCCGTTTCGGCCGCCTGTACGGCCCCGCGGCCCGCCACCGAGGCCCAGCCGCTGGCCTCCACCGGCCCCCGCTGGCCCGAAGGGGGGTTGTCATCCGAAGAAACAGACTTAGCTAGAAGGCGTATGATCGAGACGCAGATCATGAGCAGGGGAGTAAAGGACGCCCGGGTGCTGGAAGCCCTGGAGCGGGTGCCCCGGCACGATTTCGTGCCGCCCTCGCTCCGGCAGCAGGCCTACACCGACCGGCCGCTTCCGATCGGCCTCGACCAGACGATCAGTCAGCCCTACATCGTCGCCCTGATGAGCGAACTGGCCGGGGTGAAACCGGGGAGCCGCGTGCTGGAGATCGGTACCGGCTCCGGCTACCAGGCGGCCGTGCTGGCCGAGATGGGCGCCGAGGTCTACTCGGTCGAGATACTGGAACCCCTCGCCCGCCAGGCCGCCGGCATCCTGGAGCGGCTCGGCTACCGGAACGTCCATGTCCGCCACGGCGATGGCTATCTGGGCTGGCCCGAGGCCGCCCCGTTCGACGCCGTGCTGATCACCGCCGCCCCGCCCCGTGTGCCGGAACCCCTGAAGGAGCAGCTGAAAACCGGCGGCAAGCTGATCGCCCCCGTCGGCGTGGGGGAGCAGGAACTCATCGTCATCACCCGCACCGGCGAAAAGACCTTCGACACCCGCCCCGTCATCCCCGTCCGCTTCGTCCCCATGACCGGCAAGGCGCAGGAGTAG
- a CDS encoding phospholipase, whose translation MPLLALVAAAGCQRPTAPATKGGMPFPFHHRVIEPRDLSSGISGSNPDQRPPLLLLLHGIGADENDLAPLAGMLPPQLKVVSLRAPHGYYTGRAWFQIEWRPDGTVIPDTGQARASLSELVSALEMAPALFGTDPARTFVLGFSQGAMMSLGALHTAPGRLAGVMLLSGRHSEDLFPLAAGREAIARVPVLAAHGLYDEVLPVENGRRTKAAFEGFHPDFTYREFPVAHGISEDELEWIADWLEKRL comes from the coding sequence GTGCCGCTGCTGGCACTCGTAGCAGCCGCCGGTTGCCAGCGCCCCACGGCTCCGGCCACAAAAGGGGGGATGCCGTTCCCCTTCCACCACCGGGTCATCGAACCCCGCGATCTGTCGTCCGGTATTTCAGGCAGCAATCCGGACCAAAGGCCGCCGCTCCTTCTCCTGTTGCACGGGATCGGCGCCGACGAGAACGACCTCGCTCCGCTCGCGGGGATGCTGCCACCCCAGCTGAAAGTCGTGAGCCTCCGCGCCCCGCACGGCTACTACACCGGCCGCGCATGGTTTCAGATCGAATGGCGGCCGGACGGCACCGTCATACCGGACACCGGGCAGGCGCGGGCATCGCTCTCTGAACTCGTGAGCGCGCTGGAGATGGCCCCCGCCCTGTTCGGGACCGACCCTGCCCGGACATTCGTGCTCGGCTTCAGCCAGGGGGCGATGATGAGCCTCGGCGCGCTCCACACGGCACCCGGAAGGCTCGCCGGGGTGATGCTTCTCAGCGGCCGCCATTCGGAGGATCTTTTTCCCCTCGCCGCTGGCCGGGAGGCCATTGCCCGTGTCCCGGTGCTCGCCGCCCACGGCCTTTATGACGAGGTGCTGCCGGTGGAAAACGGCCGCCGGACGAAGGCCGCCTTCGAGGGTTTCCATCCCGACTTCACCTACCGCGAGTTCCCCGTCGCCCACGGCATCAGCGAGGACGAGCTGGAGTGGATCGCCGACTGGCTGGAGAAGAGGCTGTAG